One part of the Halanaerobiales bacterium genome encodes these proteins:
- a CDS encoding DMT family transporter, whose amino-acid sequence MEIKKYLPLMAGITFSTIFGFTFMFTKEGLEFVSIFHLLGFRFSLAAIGMTILKYIGLIKLEFKGKDLKSLFILATAQPGLYFIFETLGVNMTASSEAGLMISLIPVVVTIMAAIFLNERPTKKQLIFVILSVAGVIFITLMKGSTDVANNYLGMLVLMGAVIMGGIYNILSRKLSLDFTPVEITYMMVWYGTVLFNIIAIIRYNGTFINYFQPLTEIKVLIPVFYLGILASVVAFFMMNYTLSRVQASQAAVFANLTTVVSIIAGVVFRGENFYWFQFVGATMIIIGVWGTNYYGELEQPAEELPG is encoded by the coding sequence ATGGAAATAAAAAAATATTTACCTCTCATGGCAGGTATTACTTTTAGTACTATTTTTGGGTTTACATTTATGTTTACTAAAGAAGGATTAGAGTTTGTCTCTATTTTTCATTTGCTTGGTTTTCGTTTTAGTCTGGCTGCAATAGGAATGACAATTTTAAAATATATTGGTTTAATTAAACTTGAATTTAAGGGTAAAGATTTGAAAAGTTTATTTATACTGGCTACTGCTCAACCAGGTTTATATTTTATTTTTGAAACTTTAGGAGTAAATATGACTGCCTCTTCAGAAGCTGGTCTTATGATATCATTAATCCCGGTTGTGGTTACAATTATGGCTGCGATATTTTTAAATGAAAGACCTACTAAAAAACAACTAATATTTGTAATTTTATCAGTTGCTGGAGTTATTTTTATTACTCTTATGAAAGGCAGTACAGATGTTGCAAATAATTATTTAGGAATGTTAGTACTTATGGGAGCAGTTATTATGGGAGGTATTTATAATATTCTTTCCAGAAAACTATCTTTAGATTTTACTCCTGTGGAAATAACCTATATGATGGTCTGGTATGGCACTGTTTTATTTAATATAATAGCAATTATTCGATATAATGGTACATTTATAAATTATTTTCAACCATTAACTGAAATAAAAGTTTTGATTCCTGTTTTTTATCTAGGGATTTTGGCTTCAGTTGTAGCATTTTTTATGATGAATTATACTCTTTCAAGAGTGCAGGCTTCACAGGCTGCAGTTTTTGCAAATTTGACTACAGTAGTCTCCATTATTGCTGGAGTAGTTTTTAGAGGTGAAAATTTTTATTGGTTTCAATTTGTAGGAGCTACAATGATAATTATTGGTGTTTGGGGAACAAATTACTATGGAGAATTAGAACAACCTGCTGAGGAATTGCCAGGTTAA
- the dapB gene encoding 4-hydroxy-tetrahydrodipicolinate reductase, translating to MKKIVVNGANGKMGKRVVDLILNKSNTKLVGVCDKKGLGKKINSGDLIIKDNLAQILAEKDIDLVIDFTTPDSVMDNIKIVLDKNTNMIVGTTGITDKNLTEIRKIIGKNKMIIAPNFAIGAVLMMEFSKKAAKYMDDVEIIELHHDQKIDSPSGTSIRTAELINENFTKNADDKKNYIESLSGARGAQKNGVNIHSIRLKGLVAHQEVIFGAEGQSLSIKHDSYDRSSFMPGVAMAIDKIDQVSNLVYGLENIL from the coding sequence ATGAAAAAAATTGTTGTAAATGGAGCAAATGGGAAAATGGGTAAAAGAGTAGTTGATTTGATTTTAAATAAAAGTAATACAAAATTAGTTGGAGTCTGTGATAAAAAAGGATTGGGTAAAAAGATAAATTCAGGTGATTTAATTATAAAAGATAATTTGGCTCAAATATTAGCTGAAAAAGATATAGACCTGGTGATTGATTTTACTACACCTGATTCGGTTATGGATAACATAAAAATTGTTTTAGATAAAAATACTAATATGATTGTAGGAACTACAGGTATCACTGATAAAAATTTGACTGAAATCAGAAAAATAATAGGGAAAAACAAAATGATTATTGCTCCTAATTTTGCTATTGGAGCAGTTTTAATGATGGAGTTTTCCAAAAAAGCTGCAAAATATATGGATGATGTGGAGATAATTGAGTTACATCATGATCAAAAAATTGATTCTCCTTCTGGAACATCTATCAGAACTGCAGAATTAATAAATGAAAATTTTACTAAAAATGCAGATGACAAAAAGAATTATATAGAGAGTTTATCTGGGGCACGAGGGGCTCAAAAAAATGGAGTTAATATTCATAGTATAAGATTAAAAGGACTTGTAGCTCACCAGGAAGTGATTTTTGGTGCAGAAGGACAGAGTCTAAGTATAAAGCATGATTCTTATGATAGATCATCATTTATGCCCGGGGTGGCTATGGCCATAGATAAAATAGATCAGGTGTCTAATTTGGTTTATGGCCTTGAAAATATTTTATAA
- a CDS encoding aspartate-semialdehyde dehydrogenase, with translation MSKYNLAVVGATGAVGQEIIEILEERKFPVDNLKLIASKKSEGKKITFLNRKIKVESIENGIFEDIDIALFSIDSNLSKKYAPQAVKEGAVVIDNSNAFRMDDSVPLVVPEINANKINEHQGIIANPNCSTIQLVMAIKPIFKKYGLKRVIVNTYQAVSGTGKRAISELEQQIKDYIDKNEIKSEVYPYQIAFNLLPHIDEFQENKYTKEEMKVVKETRKILDDKEIPITATAVRVPVFNGHGESVNIETEVSYLIDDIKNSIDKMENVKLVDNINENKYPMPIMVENEDEVMVGRIRRDYSKKNALNMWIVANNLRKGAALNAVQIAEKMI, from the coding sequence ATGAGCAAATATAATCTTGCAGTGGTTGGGGCTACAGGAGCTGTAGGACAGGAAATAATAGAAATTTTAGAAGAAAGAAAGTTTCCTGTTGATAATCTAAAATTAATCGCAAGTAAAAAATCTGAAGGTAAAAAAATAACATTTTTAAATAGAAAAATAAAGGTAGAAAGTATAGAAAATGGTATTTTTGAAGATATTGATATAGCTCTTTTTAGTATTGATAGTAATTTAAGTAAAAAATATGCGCCTCAGGCAGTCAAAGAAGGTGCGGTGGTTATAGATAATAGTAATGCTTTTAGAATGGATGATAGTGTACCACTTGTAGTACCAGAAATAAATGCTAATAAAATTAATGAACATCAAGGGATTATTGCAAATCCAAATTGTTCTACAATTCAATTGGTAATGGCTATTAAACCAATTTTTAAAAAATATGGTTTAAAAAGAGTAATTGTGAATACTTATCAGGCTGTTTCCGGGACAGGCAAAAGGGCTATTAGTGAATTAGAACAACAGATAAAAGATTATATAGATAAAAATGAAATAAAAAGTGAAGTATATCCCTACCAGATTGCTTTTAATCTTTTACCTCATATTGATGAATTTCAGGAAAATAAATATACAAAAGAAGAAATGAAAGTAGTAAAAGAAACTCGAAAAATTCTTGATGATAAGGAAATTCCAATAACCGCTACAGCAGTAAGAGTACCTGTTTTTAATGGACATGGAGAGTCTGTAAATATAGAAACAGAAGTTTCATATTTAATTGATGATATAAAAAATAGTATTGATAAAATGGAAAATGTTAAGTTAGTTGATAATATTAACGAAAATAAATATCCTATGCCAATTATGGTTGAAAATGAAGATGAAGTCATGGTTGGAAGAATAAGAAGAGATTATTCCAAAAAAAATGCTCTTAATATGTGGATTGTTGCTAATAATCTTCGAAAAGGAGCAGCTTTAAATGCGGTCCAGATTGCTGAAAAAATGATTTAG
- the dapG gene encoding aspartate kinase encodes MKKIVQKFGGTSLNSDKKRKMAAKKVKKAVDKGYSPIVVVSAMGRFGDAYATDTLINIATEITSDIDPREKDLLMSCGEVISAVTFVQYLKKLDLDGLALTGSQAGIETNKRHGESRVKQVKPDRIFSALKEDKIPVVAGFQGESDDNEITTLGRGGSDTTASILADAVQGEYIEIYTDVDGLMTADPGLVDNAKTLDKISYKEACELAYQGARVIHPRAAEIARSSFIPIKIKSIYSNKPGTLIHKTNFKKIESDKMITGVASRNNIVFIKIKNSNQNKYESGLKIFDELANEEISVDFINIRRQAISFIVIKSKYDNLINVLENGDYDFDISDQYVKLSLVGGGMTGRPGVMARVVEALNKKGISIFQTTDSHTTISCLIKAKDEKKALNTLHEAFNLSK; translated from the coding sequence ATGAAAAAAATTGTTCAGAAATTTGGTGGGACATCACTAAATTCTGATAAAAAAAGAAAAATGGCAGCTAAAAAAGTAAAAAAAGCAGTAGATAAAGGATATTCACCGATAGTAGTTGTATCCGCAATGGGAAGATTTGGAGATGCTTATGCTACTGATACTTTAATAAATATTGCAACCGAAATTACTTCTGATATTGATCCCAGAGAAAAAGATTTACTTATGTCATGTGGTGAAGTTATATCTGCAGTTACCTTTGTCCAGTATTTAAAAAAATTAGATTTAGATGGTTTGGCTTTAACTGGTTCACAGGCGGGAATCGAAACTAATAAAAGACACGGGGAATCACGAGTAAAACAGGTTAAACCGGATAGAATTTTCAGTGCTTTAAAAGAAGATAAAATTCCTGTAGTAGCTGGGTTTCAGGGAGAAAGTGATGATAATGAAATTACTACTCTCGGTAGAGGTGGTAGTGACACTACTGCCAGTATTCTAGCAGATGCTGTTCAAGGAGAGTATATAGAAATTTATACAGATGTAGATGGTTTAATGACAGCAGATCCAGGTCTGGTTGATAATGCGAAAACATTGGATAAAATAAGCTATAAAGAAGCCTGTGAACTTGCTTATCAGGGTGCAAGAGTAATTCATCCGCGTGCTGCTGAAATAGCTAGGTCTTCTTTTATTCCTATTAAAATAAAATCAATTTATAGCAATAAACCAGGAACCCTAATTCACAAAACTAATTTTAAAAAAATAGAGAGCGATAAAATGATTACTGGAGTTGCAAGTAGAAATAATATTGTTTTTATTAAAATAAAAAATAGTAATCAAAATAAATATGAATCAGGATTAAAAATATTTGATGAACTGGCCAATGAAGAAATCAGTGTAGATTTTATAAATATAAGAAGACAGGCTATTTCATTTATAGTAATAAAAAGTAAATATGATAATTTAATAAATGTTTTAGAAAATGGAGATTATGATTTTGATATATCTGATCAATATGTAAAATTATCTTTAGTAGGTGGAGGAATGACTGGCAGACCAGGAGTTATGGCCCGGGTTGTAGAAGCATTAAATAAAAAAGGAATTTCAATTTTTCAGACTACTGATTCTCACACTACAATATCCTGTTTAATAAAGGCTAAAGATGAAAAAAAAGCACTTAATACTTTACATGAGGCTTTTAATTTAAGTAAATAA
- the dapA gene encoding 4-hydroxy-tetrahydrodipicolinate synthase produces MDGDIYGEVLTAMVTPFKDNGEVNYKKVRELANYLLNNGSDGLVVLGTTGEVPTLNEKEKKNILKEVVDEVGDKGTVIANTGSYSTTESIKMTVEAENIGVDGVMAVVPYYNKPPQSGLYNHFYKIAISTDLPVMIYNVPGRTSKNIEVDTVKRLAKIDNIQAIKEASGNLKQVANICSQTEDGFYVYSGDDSLTLPILSVGGHGVVSVAAHIVGKEINEMIRSFKQGELNKAINLNKKLLTVFNNMFINTNPIPVKEALNMAGMEVGCLRSPLTSLSENERKELKKALEKGDFI; encoded by the coding sequence ATGGATGGAGATATTTATGGAGAAGTTTTAACAGCTATGGTTACTCCCTTTAAAGATAATGGAGAAGTAAATTATAAAAAGGTAAGAGAGTTAGCCAATTATCTTCTAAATAACGGTTCTGATGGATTGGTTGTCTTGGGGACTACTGGTGAAGTTCCAACATTAAACGAAAAAGAGAAAAAAAACATTTTAAAAGAAGTAGTAGATGAAGTTGGAGATAAAGGGACAGTAATTGCCAATACTGGTTCTTACTCTACTACTGAAAGTATTAAAATGACAGTTGAAGCTGAAAATATTGGAGTAGATGGGGTTATGGCTGTTGTACCTTATTATAACAAACCACCTCAGTCCGGATTATATAATCATTTTTATAAAATTGCTATTAGTACAGATTTACCGGTGATGATATATAATGTTCCTGGACGAACTTCAAAAAATATAGAAGTAGATACTGTTAAAAGATTGGCTAAAATTGATAATATACAAGCAATAAAAGAAGCCAGTGGCAATCTTAAGCAGGTGGCTAATATATGTTCTCAAACAGAAGATGGATTTTATGTTTATAGTGGAGATGATAGTTTAACTTTGCCCATCCTCTCTGTAGGTGGTCATGGTGTGGTTAGTGTTGCAGCTCATATTGTAGGGAAAGAAATAAACGAAATGATTAGATCATTTAAACAAGGTGAGCTTAATAAAGCAATTAATTTAAACAAAAAGTTATTAACTGTTTTTAATAATATGTTTATTAATACTAATCCAATACCTGTCAAAGAAGCATTAAATATGGCTGGAATGGAAGTTGGTTGTTTAAGATCTCCACTAACATCTCTCTCGGAAAATGAAAGAAAAGAATTAAAGAAAGCTCTTGAAAAAGGTGATTTTATTTAA
- a CDS encoding ribonuclease J has translation MSDKNKIKNDKKVRMIPLGGVGQIGKNMMVLEVGEEMIIIDAGITFPEDDQLGIDIVIPDFDYVIENKERIKGIVLTHGHADHIGALPYLLKEINVPIYGTKLTLGLLEGQLKEHNLLKDRKLKVVNQGNSINVGSIQVDFIRVNHSIADTCALALHTPLGAIVYASDFKFDQTPIFGEVADFHKLAELGDSEPGVLALFSDSTNVERKGYTLSEKVVGETIDEIFRGARERIIVATFASNIHRLHQIFKSAMKYDRKVAITGRSMLNNVKIARKLGYINIPDDMIVDIRDCSDMPDSKIVLLTTGSQGEPMAALTRMARGDHYHINIKEGDSVVLSASAIPGNEKYIGQTINQLYDRGANVIYQDVSGVHVSGHASQEELKLMMNLTKPKYFIPTHGEYRHLHRHANLAEEIGIPRENIYISDMGDVIEFREDEIKKVARIPAGDVLVDGLGIGDVGNIVLRDRRLLSEDGIIIVVVTINGNGDILSGPDIITRGFVYIRESEELIANATNKVEEALKECEKNNVTEWSVLKKTIKDVLRSYVNREIKRNPMILPIIMEV, from the coding sequence ATGTCAGATAAAAACAAAATAAAAAATGATAAGAAAGTACGGATGATCCCTTTAGGGGGAGTTGGACAGATTGGAAAGAATATGATGGTTCTTGAAGTTGGAGAAGAAATGATTATTATTGATGCGGGTATTACGTTTCCGGAAGATGATCAGTTGGGTATAGATATAGTTATTCCTGATTTTGATTATGTGATTGAAAACAAAGAACGGATTAAAGGAATAGTACTAACTCATGGTCATGCAGATCATATTGGAGCTTTACCATATTTATTAAAAGAAATTAATGTTCCGATTTATGGAACAAAATTAACATTAGGTTTATTGGAAGGTCAATTAAAAGAGCATAATCTATTAAAAGATAGAAAACTTAAAGTTGTAAATCAGGGTAATTCTATTAATGTAGGATCAATCCAGGTTGATTTTATAAGAGTAAACCATAGTATAGCTGATACCTGTGCCCTTGCTCTACACACTCCTTTAGGTGCAATAGTTTATGCCAGTGATTTCAAATTTGATCAAACTCCTATCTTTGGTGAGGTAGCAGATTTCCACAAGTTAGCTGAATTAGGAGATAGTGAGCCAGGAGTTTTAGCCCTATTTTCTGATAGTACTAATGTTGAAAGGAAAGGTTATACCTTATCTGAAAAAGTAGTTGGTGAAACTATTGATGAAATCTTTAGAGGTGCAAGAGAGAGAATTATTGTTGCAACATTTGCTTCTAATATTCATCGTTTACATCAAATATTTAAATCTGCTATGAAATATGATCGAAAAGTAGCTATTACCGGAAGAAGTATGTTAAATAATGTTAAGATAGCAAGGAAATTAGGATATATTAATATTCCTGATGATATGATAGTAGATATTCGTGATTGTAGTGATATGCCTGATAGTAAAATCGTTTTACTTACTACCGGTAGTCAGGGAGAACCTATGGCTGCATTAACAAGGATGGCCCGGGGTGATCACTATCATATTAATATAAAAGAAGGAGATTCAGTTGTTTTATCTGCTTCAGCTATACCTGGAAATGAAAAATATATTGGCCAAACTATTAATCAGTTATATGATAGAGGAGCTAATGTTATTTACCAGGATGTTTCAGGAGTGCATGTATCCGGCCATGCAAGTCAGGAAGAACTTAAGTTGATGATGAATTTAACAAAACCAAAATATTTCATCCCTACTCATGGTGAATATCGTCATTTACATCGACATGCAAATTTAGCTGAGGAGATAGGTATACCTCGTGAAAATATCTATATTTCTGATATGGGAGATGTAATTGAGTTTAGAGAAGATGAAATTAAAAAAGTTGCTAGAATTCCTGCCGGAGATGTATTAGTTGATGGATTGGGTATTGGTGATGTAGGTAATATAGTTCTTAGAGACAGAAGATTATTATCAGAAGATGGTATAATTATTGTTGTGGTTACCATTAATGGTAATGGAGATATTCTTAGTGGACCGGATATAATTACTAGAGGTTTTGTATATATTCGAGAATCTGAAGAACTAATTGCAAATGCCACTAATAAAGTTGAAGAAGCATTAAAAGAGTGTGAAAAGAACAATGTTACTGAATGGTCAGTTCTAAAGAAAACTATAAAAGATGTTTTAAGATCTTATGTTAATCGTGAAATTAAGAGAAATCCTATGATTTTACCAATCATCATGGAAGTTTAA
- a CDS encoding DNA translocase FtsK 4TM domain-containing protein has product MSELPVSEDNEKVNSDNNINQNKIEERKNEIAGILITAWGILSIFALFTNKTGYIGQLISRSFFYITGNGAYVIPFLLIFGGISLIKLKIIKFNSRLIGFLLAYFTFLAIIHTYLFPELSLRYGFLGKGGGITGASISWFFLRFFGEAGTYIVLFALLLIAILLWSNILLKTILIKIENSFKNIFSYIINSFKNLKNKKINNDKEIKNSQHNNSDLENKAEDYDYYNIVEEENLEESEEKLANEKSNDKDDSKDNTEMNDENGEIKKENKSENDTKKVLKYSLPPIDLLSKSAGKKVKLNNKTELLEDTLQSFGVDANVIDVNHGPTITRYEVQPASGVKVSKIVNLANDIALSLAAPDVRIEAPIPGKAAVGIEVPHSGDIKVRIRDIISTKKFQKAESKLTMALGKGIDGDAIITNLSKMPHLLIAGATGSGKSVCINTLITSLLYKSTPEELKLILVDPKKVELSTYKGLPHLFTPVVTDPKKASNVLKLVVNEMEKRYELFSESGTRGIESYNKKVDKEDQIPYIVVIIDELSDLMMVAANEVEDNICRLAQMSRAAGIHLIIATQRPSVDVITGLIKANIPSRISFAVSSQTDSRTILDMGGAEKLLGKGDMLFAPVDASKPKRIQGAFMSDEEINRIVNYAKNQADTEYEIETDEIQEVEISIDEDKDELYEEAVKLVVNYRASISMLQRRLHIGHSRAARMIDTMEDEGVVGPYAGSKPREVLIDEDELEKYLNGKEVNEEKNNQQEENVENKEIEEDNKKGNEEDFDEP; this is encoded by the coding sequence ATGTCTGAATTACCTGTTTCTGAAGATAATGAAAAAGTAAATTCTGATAATAATATAAATCAAAATAAAATTGAAGAAAGAAAAAATGAAATTGCTGGAATTTTAATTACTGCCTGGGGTATTTTAAGTATTTTTGCTTTGTTTACTAATAAAACCGGATATATAGGTCAACTAATATCACGTTCTTTTTTTTATATAACAGGTAATGGTGCCTATGTAATTCCATTTCTTCTGATATTTGGAGGAATTAGTTTAATAAAATTAAAAATAATAAAATTCAATTCTCGGCTGATTGGTTTTTTATTAGCATATTTTACTTTTTTAGCTATTATACATACATATTTATTTCCTGAATTAAGTTTGCGTTATGGTTTTCTTGGAAAAGGTGGAGGAATTACTGGAGCTTCAATTAGTTGGTTTTTCCTAAGATTTTTTGGTGAAGCTGGAACTTATATTGTTTTATTTGCATTATTATTAATAGCAATATTATTATGGTCTAATATTTTATTAAAAACAATATTAATAAAAATTGAAAATTCTTTTAAAAATATTTTTTCTTATATAATAAATTCATTCAAAAATTTAAAAAATAAGAAAATAAATAATGATAAAGAAATAAAAAACAGTCAGCATAATAATTCTGATCTAGAAAATAAAGCAGAGGATTATGATTATTATAATATAGTAGAAGAGGAAAATTTGGAAGAATCTGAAGAAAAATTAGCAAATGAAAAATCAAATGATAAAGATGATTCAAAAGATAATACTGAGATGAATGATGAAAATGGTGAAATTAAAAAAGAAAATAAGTCTGAAAATGATACCAAAAAAGTATTAAAATACAGTTTACCACCGATTGATTTATTATCTAAATCTGCCGGTAAAAAGGTAAAATTAAATAACAAAACAGAATTATTAGAAGATACTTTACAAAGTTTTGGGGTTGATGCAAATGTAATTGATGTTAATCATGGCCCTACAATTACTAGATATGAAGTTCAACCTGCTTCCGGAGTTAAAGTAAGCAAAATAGTCAATTTAGCTAATGATATTGCACTTTCATTGGCAGCACCAGATGTAAGAATTGAAGCACCTATCCCTGGTAAAGCTGCAGTAGGGATTGAAGTACCTCATAGTGGTGATATAAAAGTAAGAATTAGAGATATAATTTCTACTAAAAAGTTTCAGAAGGCTGAGAGTAAATTAACAATGGCACTTGGAAAAGGAATAGATGGAGATGCGATTATAACTAATTTATCCAAAATGCCTCATTTACTTATTGCAGGAGCTACTGGTTCAGGAAAAAGTGTTTGTATTAATACTTTAATTACAAGTCTTTTATATAAGTCAACTCCTGAAGAATTAAAATTAATTTTAGTAGATCCCAAAAAAGTTGAATTGAGTACATATAAAGGTCTGCCTCATCTTTTCACACCGGTCGTAACTGATCCTAAAAAAGCTTCAAATGTTTTAAAATTAGTGGTAAATGAAATGGAAAAAAGATATGAATTATTTTCTGAAAGTGGAACTCGAGGTATAGAATCTTATAATAAAAAAGTTGATAAAGAAGATCAAATTCCATACATTGTAGTAATTATTGATGAATTATCGGATTTAATGATGGTTGCAGCAAATGAAGTAGAAGATAATATCTGTAGATTAGCTCAAATGTCTAGAGCAGCAGGAATCCATTTGATTATTGCAACTCAAAGGCCTTCAGTTGATGTTATTACAGGTTTGATTAAAGCTAATATTCCAAGTAGAATTTCTTTTGCTGTTTCTTCACAGACTGATTCCAGAACAATATTAGATATGGGTGGTGCAGAAAAATTATTAGGTAAAGGTGATATGTTATTTGCTCCTGTAGATGCAAGTAAACCTAAGAGAATTCAGGGAGCCTTTATGTCTGATGAAGAAATAAATAGAATTGTAAATTATGCTAAAAATCAAGCTGATACTGAATATGAAATTGAAACTGATGAAATACAGGAAGTAGAAATTTCGATTGATGAAGATAAGGATGAACTGTATGAAGAAGCAGTAAAATTAGTTGTTAATTATAGGGCATCAATTTCTATGTTACAGAGAAGACTCCATATTGGACATTCTAGAGCAGCGAGAATGATTGATACAATGGAAGATGAAGGTGTTGTTGGCCCATATGCT